In Kitasatospora viridis, the following are encoded in one genomic region:
- a CDS encoding glycerate kinase has product MTQRQILVCLDKFRGSASAVQACRWLAEGIRQAAPGLRVREAPVADGGEGTVAAFRAAGYRTVPVPVSGPTGEPVTAELAVLGTRAVVELAQASGLHLLPAGRAEPLAATTYGTGELLRAALDMGCREIVLAVGGSATTDGGAGVLRALGARLLDARGGELPPRGAALADLETVDLTGLDPRLRDTRLVLASDVDNPLLGPDGAAVVFAPQKGADAEQVAVLEAGLSRLARVLARQTGTDLSGRPGAGAAGGAGFAALVLGARREAGVAVLLAELGLDTALAEAALVVVGEGCLDAQSLRGKAPIGVAELARRAGVPVAAVAGRLEVPLAELARHGIDSAHSLTERAGSERIAMAETRRLLHETGAELAHRFG; this is encoded by the coding sequence GGCATCCGGCAGGCGGCGCCCGGACTGCGGGTGCGCGAGGCGCCGGTCGCCGACGGCGGCGAGGGCACGGTGGCGGCGTTCCGCGCGGCCGGCTACCGCACCGTGCCGGTCCCGGTCAGCGGCCCGACGGGTGAGCCGGTCACGGCCGAGCTGGCCGTGCTCGGCACCCGCGCCGTCGTCGAGCTGGCCCAGGCCAGCGGGCTGCACCTGCTGCCCGCTGGCCGGGCCGAACCGCTCGCTGCCACCACCTACGGGACCGGCGAACTGCTGCGCGCCGCTTTGGACATGGGCTGCCGTGAGATCGTCCTGGCGGTCGGCGGCAGCGCGACCACCGACGGCGGGGCCGGCGTGCTGCGCGCCCTCGGCGCCCGCCTGCTGGACGCCCGGGGCGGCGAACTCCCGCCCCGTGGCGCAGCCTTGGCCGACCTGGAGACGGTCGACCTGACCGGCCTCGACCCCCGGCTCCGGGACACCCGGCTGGTGCTCGCCTCCGACGTCGACAACCCGCTGCTCGGTCCCGACGGCGCCGCCGTCGTCTTCGCGCCCCAGAAAGGGGCCGACGCCGAGCAGGTCGCCGTGCTGGAGGCCGGGCTGAGCCGGCTCGCCCGGGTGCTGGCCCGGCAGACCGGAACCGACCTGTCCGGCCGGCCCGGGGCCGGGGCGGCCGGCGGGGCCGGGTTCGCCGCCCTGGTGCTGGGCGCCCGCCGGGAGGCGGGTGTGGCGGTGCTGCTGGCCGAGCTCGGCCTGGACACCGCCCTGGCCGAGGCCGCGCTCGTGGTGGTGGGCGAGGGCTGCCTGGACGCCCAGAGCCTGCGCGGCAAGGCCCCGATCGGCGTCGCCGAGCTGGCCCGCCGCGCCGGCGTCCCGGTCGCCGCCGTGGCCGGCCGCCTGGAGGTCCCGCTCGCCGAACTGGCCCGCCACGGCATCGACTCCGCGCACTCGCTCACCGAGCGCGCCGGAAGCGAGCGGATCGCGATGGCCGAGACCCGCCGCCTGCTCCACGAGACCGGCGCCGAACTGGCCCACCGGTTCGGCTGA
- the larC gene encoding nickel pincer cofactor biosynthesis protein LarC has translation MICWLNPFTGLAGDMLLGALLDAGAPLERVRESIAATGLTGWELEAVRVTSHGLTATSARVRVTDHATERRAAELIELAAAARPEPVAVLGVAALTAIARAEGRLHGADPADVHLHELGGHDALVDIVGVAAALHALDVTELYCAPLPLGVGRVRSAHGVLPCPAPATMALLAGAAVTGSDLPGETVTPTGAALLRAAGARYGPPPPMVPVATGYGVGTRLLTDRPNVVAVTLGRPLGVPPLDPAVEDVVTLETNLDDVTGEALAHTITRALAEGALDAWTTPAVMKKGRPAQVLHLLARPADAERLRQLLLAETGTLGVRQTAQTRVAAPRRMSTVEVDGLPIRVKQGPFGSKAEHDDVAAAAASLGLPLRTVADRARRLAEAEQTREGNTR, from the coding sequence GTGATCTGCTGGCTCAACCCGTTCACCGGCCTGGCCGGCGACATGCTGCTGGGCGCGCTGCTCGACGCCGGGGCACCGCTGGAGCGGGTGCGGGAGTCGATCGCCGCGACCGGGCTGACCGGCTGGGAGCTGGAGGCCGTCCGGGTGACCTCGCACGGCCTCACGGCGACCAGCGCGCGGGTGCGGGTGACCGACCACGCCACCGAGCGGCGGGCCGCCGAACTCATCGAGCTGGCCGCCGCCGCGCGCCCCGAGCCGGTGGCCGTACTGGGCGTTGCGGCGCTCACCGCGATCGCCCGGGCCGAGGGCCGCCTGCACGGCGCCGACCCGGCCGACGTCCACCTGCACGAACTCGGCGGCCACGACGCCCTGGTGGACATCGTCGGAGTCGCCGCCGCGCTGCACGCGCTCGACGTCACGGAGCTGTACTGCGCCCCGCTGCCACTCGGCGTCGGCCGGGTCCGCTCCGCCCACGGCGTGCTGCCCTGCCCGGCCCCGGCCACCATGGCCCTGCTCGCCGGCGCCGCCGTGACCGGCAGCGACCTGCCCGGCGAGACCGTCACCCCGACCGGCGCCGCCCTGCTGCGCGCGGCCGGGGCGCGGTACGGACCGCCGCCGCCGATGGTGCCGGTGGCGACCGGCTACGGCGTCGGCACCAGGCTCCTGACGGACCGTCCCAACGTCGTGGCCGTCACGCTGGGCCGCCCGCTCGGGGTCCCACCGCTGGACCCGGCGGTCGAGGACGTGGTGACCCTGGAGACCAACCTCGACGACGTCACCGGCGAGGCGCTGGCCCACACCATCACGCGGGCGCTCGCCGAGGGCGCGCTGGACGCCTGGACGACCCCGGCCGTGATGAAGAAGGGCCGGCCGGCGCAGGTGCTGCACCTGCTCGCCCGGCCGGCCGACGCCGAGCGGCTGCGGCAGCTGCTGCTCGCCGAGACCGGCACGCTCGGGGTCCGGCAGACCGCGCAGACCCGGGTCGCGGCGCCGCGCCGGATGAGCACCGTCGAGGTCGACGGCCTGCCGATCCGGGTCAAGCAGGGGCCGTTCGGCAGCAAGGCGGAGCACGACGACGTCGCGGCCGCCGCCGCGAGCCTGGGCCTGCCGCTGCGCACGGTCGCCGACCGGGCCCGGCGACTGGCCGAGGCGGAGCAGACGAGGGAGGGCAATACACGATGA
- the larB gene encoding nickel pincer cofactor biosynthesis protein LarB, which yields MHPTRVHDLDFAQLDIGREQRQGLPEVVYGPGKTTDQIRAIVGELLRHNEGPVLVTRVDAQTAAEVLAHVPGGAYDALAGLLVWRPAATDGFTLTVVSAGTSDLPVAAEAAAVATAVGLAVSTVQDVGVAGLHRVLRVQERLRESDAVVVVAGMEGALASVVGGLVGCPVIAVPVSTGYGASFAGVTALLAMHASCAAGVTVVNIDSGFGAAMAAHRLAWAGRRRA from the coding sequence ATGCACCCCACCCGCGTCCACGACCTCGACTTCGCCCAGCTGGACATCGGTCGCGAGCAGCGCCAGGGGCTGCCCGAGGTGGTCTACGGCCCCGGCAAGACGACCGATCAGATCCGGGCGATCGTGGGCGAGTTGCTGCGCCACAACGAGGGCCCGGTGCTCGTCACCCGGGTCGACGCGCAGACCGCCGCCGAGGTCCTGGCCCACGTGCCGGGCGGTGCGTACGACGCGCTGGCCGGCCTGCTGGTCTGGCGCCCGGCCGCGACGGACGGCTTCACGCTGACCGTCGTCTCGGCCGGCACCTCCGACCTGCCGGTGGCCGCCGAGGCCGCCGCCGTGGCCACGGCCGTGGGCCTGGCCGTCAGCACCGTGCAGGATGTGGGAGTCGCGGGCCTGCACCGCGTGCTGCGGGTCCAGGAGCGGCTGCGGGAGAGCGACGCGGTGGTCGTGGTCGCCGGGATGGAGGGCGCGCTGGCCAGCGTGGTGGGCGGGCTGGTCGGCTGCCCGGTGATCGCCGTCCCCGTCTCGACCGGCTACGGCGCGTCGTTCGCCGGGGTGACCGCCCTGCTGGCCATGCACGCCTCCTGCGCCGCCGGCGTCACCGTCGTCAACATCGACTCCGGGTTCGGCGCCGCGATGGCCGCCCACCGGCTCGCCTGGGCGGGGAGGCGGCGCGCGTGA